Proteins from a genomic interval of Sphingobacterium lactis:
- the accB gene encoding acetyl-CoA carboxylase biotin carboxyl carrier protein, whose amino-acid sequence MSMDIKQIQDLIKFVSKSGVNEVSIEEKDFKITIKTNQEPTYVTATVPAPQVVQAAAPQAAAPAAPAAASPAPAAPAADDSSKYITIKSPIIGTFYRSPGPDKPSFVNVGDEITSGKVICIVEAMKLFNEIEAEVSGKIVKILVEDSQPVEYDQPLFLVDPS is encoded by the coding sequence ATGAGTATGGATATTAAACAGATTCAAGATCTGATCAAATTCGTTTCTAAATCAGGCGTGAATGAAGTATCAATCGAGGAGAAAGATTTCAAGATTACGATAAAGACAAACCAAGAGCCTACTTATGTTACGGCTACGGTTCCAGCTCCACAGGTTGTTCAAGCGGCTGCACCTCAAGCTGCGGCGCCAGCAGCACCAGCAGCGGCAAGTCCAGCTCCAGCAGCACCTGCTGCCGATGACAGCTCAAAATATATCACGATCAAATCTCCGATTATCGGTACATTCTACCGTTCTCCAGGTCCAGATAAACCATCATTCGTTAACGTAGGTGATGAAATCACTTCCGGAAAGGTTATTTGTATTGTGGAAGCCATGAAATTATTCAACGAAATCGAAGCGGAAGTATCCGGTAAGATCGTGAAGATTCTTGTGGAAGACTCCCAGCCTGTAGAATACGACCAACCTTTATTCTTGGTTGACCCTAGCTAA
- the rpmF gene encoding 50S ribosomal protein L32 codes for MAHPKRKTSKSRRDKRRTHYKAELPSLTVCKETGAVHRPHHAYTVDGNLFYNGKLIIENTAAV; via the coding sequence ATGGCACATCCAAAACGTAAGACTTCTAAATCTAGAAGAGACAAGAGAAGAACACACTATAAAGCTGAACTTCCTAGCTTAACTGTTTGTAAAGAAACTGGCGCGGTTCACAGACCACACCACGCATACACAGTAGATGGTAACTTATTCTACAACGGTAAATTAATTATCGAGAACACCGCTGCTGTCTAA
- a CDS encoding YceD family protein: protein MKYLKKYRIPFSGLSTGKHSFDFEIDEKFFACYEHSLIKEGNLKAVVDLQKQENMLIATFDIQGTIQLTCDVCLSTFDSPVHLQERALVKFSDEDWDNDTDEVITLSKNDYELDIAPLLYEYINVAVPPYPKCSENGDGISCDPEMLDRIQNEEVSSDLDSEENIDPRWEALKNIKNN from the coding sequence GTGAAGTATCTAAAAAAATACAGAATACCCTTTTCAGGTCTTTCAACAGGTAAACACAGTTTTGATTTTGAAATCGATGAGAAGTTCTTTGCTTGTTACGAACATTCCCTGATAAAGGAGGGAAACCTGAAAGCGGTCGTTGACCTACAGAAACAGGAGAATATGTTGATTGCAACTTTCGACATCCAAGGTACCATTCAGTTGACCTGTGATGTTTGCCTATCAACCTTTGATTCCCCGGTTCACCTGCAGGAGCGTGCCTTGGTAAAATTCAGCGACGAAGATTGGGACAATGACACCGATGAGGTGATCACGCTTTCCAAGAACGACTATGAACTGGACATTGCCCCATTACTCTACGAGTACATCAATGTGGCAGTACCTCCATATCCGAAGTGCAGCGAAAATGGCGACGGCATTAGCTGTGACCCGGAGATGTTAGACAGGATTCAAAACGAAGAAGTTTCATCAGACCTGGACAGTGAAGAGAACATTGATCCACGTTGGGAAGCATTGAAAAATATTAAAAATAACTAA
- a CDS encoding epoxyqueuosine reductase QueH: MENNEFEREQLELPNAGKKLLLHSCCAPCSGEVMEALIASNIDFTIYFYNPNIHPRKEYDLRKEENIRFAEKHNIPFIDADYDVDHWFELAKGMEHEPERGIRCTMCFDMRFEKTAEYAAANGFDVISSSLGISRWKTMSQINDCGVRAASRYPNMEYWTFNWRKKGGSARMLEISKRERFYMQEYCGCAYSLRDTNKWRMANDRPKIELGKNYYE; this comes from the coding sequence ATGGAGAACAACGAATTTGAAAGGGAACAGTTGGAGTTGCCAAACGCAGGGAAGAAGCTTTTGCTTCACTCCTGTTGTGCGCCCTGTTCCGGGGAGGTGATGGAAGCATTGATCGCATCGAACATAGATTTCACGATCTATTTCTATAACCCGAACATCCACCCACGCAAGGAATATGACCTGCGCAAGGAGGAGAACATCCGTTTTGCGGAGAAGCACAATATCCCATTTATCGATGCGGATTACGATGTGGACCATTGGTTTGAGTTGGCCAAGGGCATGGAGCATGAACCGGAGCGGGGCATCCGCTGTACGATGTGCTTTGACATGCGCTTCGAGAAGACCGCTGAATATGCTGCAGCAAATGGATTTGATGTGATCTCGAGTTCCTTGGGTATTTCCCGTTGGAAAACGATGTCCCAGATCAACGATTGCGGTGTGCGCGCAGCTTCCCGATACCCGAACATGGAGTACTGGACCTTCAACTGGCGCAAAAAGGGTGGCTCGGCACGGATGCTGGAAATCAGCAAGCGCGAACGCTTCTACATGCAGGAATATTGTGGCTGTGCATACTCCCTACGGGACACCAATAAATGGCGCATGGCGAACGATCGCCCGAAAATTGAATTAGGTAAAAATTATTACGAATAG
- a CDS encoding beta-ketoacyl-ACP synthase III, with the protein MSKIHAAITAVNGYVPDYILTNKELETMVETNDEWIVTRTGISERRILKDPTKATSDLAVPAVKGLLEKRGIAAEEIDLIIFCTSTPDMLFPATANILADKVGAINAWGFDLQAACSGFLFGLTTGTQFIESGKHKKVLVVGGDKMSSVVNYKDRNTCILFGDGCGAVLLEPNDEGNGVIDSLLKTDGSGGQYLNIKGGGSLHPASHETVDAGLHYAYQEGRTVFKFAVTNMADVAAEVMERNNLTSESVDWLVPHQANKRIIDATAERAGLPEEKVMVNIQKYGNTTSATIPLCLWEWEDKLKKGDNLILAAFGGGFTWGSIYLKWAY; encoded by the coding sequence ATGTCAAAAATTCACGCAGCTATCACTGCAGTAAATGGTTACGTTCCTGACTATATCCTGACCAACAAAGAGTTGGAAACCATGGTGGAAACCAATGATGAATGGATTGTTACCCGTACTGGTATTTCAGAAAGAAGAATCCTGAAAGATCCCACAAAGGCAACTTCCGACTTGGCGGTTCCCGCAGTTAAGGGCCTCTTGGAAAAAAGAGGAATTGCTGCCGAGGAAATCGACCTGATTATTTTCTGTACCAGTACCCCTGACATGCTGTTCCCTGCGACTGCAAATATCCTTGCCGACAAAGTCGGTGCGATCAATGCTTGGGGATTTGACCTTCAGGCTGCATGTTCTGGATTTTTATTCGGATTGACAACAGGTACTCAATTTATTGAGTCCGGAAAACATAAGAAAGTTTTGGTAGTGGGCGGCGACAAGATGTCGTCCGTTGTAAACTACAAAGACCGCAACACCTGTATCCTCTTTGGGGATGGTTGTGGTGCCGTGCTTTTGGAACCAAACGACGAAGGCAACGGTGTGATTGATTCTTTATTGAAAACAGATGGTTCTGGTGGTCAATACCTGAACATTAAAGGCGGTGGTTCTTTACATCCGGCATCCCACGAAACGGTGGACGCTGGGTTGCACTATGCCTACCAAGAAGGGCGTACCGTATTTAAGTTCGCCGTAACCAATATGGCCGATGTTGCTGCCGAAGTGATGGAGCGCAACAACCTGACCTCCGAATCGGTGGATTGGTTGGTACCACACCAAGCCAACAAGCGCATCATCGATGCAACTGCTGAACGCGCAGGATTGCCTGAGGAAAAAGTAATGGTGAACATTCAGAAGTATGGAAATACCACGAGTGCCACGATTCCACTGTGTCTGTGGGAATGGGAAGACAAGCTGAAAAAAGGCGATAACTTGATATTAGCGGCTTTTGGTGGCGGTTTTACCTGGGGTTCTATTTATTTAAAATGGGCCTACTAA
- the plsX gene encoding phosphate acyltransferase PlsX produces the protein MKIGLDVLGGDFAPDSNIKGAIEAQKQLEDSQRIVLFGDEEANRKAIAAAAGDPSKFDYVHAPENISMHEHPTKAITQKPNSSIAKGFELLKSGEIDSFSSAGNTGAMLVGAMFSVKTVPGVLRPAIATNVPKLKDGFGILLDVGANADCKPEMLNQFAILGSIYAEHVYGIQSPKVGLLNIGEEEEKGNNLTVATYPLLKENTKINFIGNAEGRDLFSDHADVMVCDGYTGNVVLKLAESFYVVTLKKGFKDQFFDRFNYEQYGGSPILGVNAPVIIGHGISTPEAIKNMVLLSRDMISSNFIDRIKSAFN, from the coding sequence ATGAAGATTGGATTAGACGTGTTGGGGGGAGATTTTGCACCGGATTCGAATATCAAAGGCGCAATTGAAGCCCAGAAACAGCTGGAAGATTCACAACGAATCGTTCTATTTGGCGATGAAGAAGCCAATAGAAAGGCCATTGCCGCCGCCGCTGGTGACCCCTCCAAATTTGATTACGTTCATGCCCCTGAAAACATCAGCATGCATGAGCACCCTACAAAAGCAATCACGCAAAAGCCAAATTCCTCCATTGCAAAGGGATTTGAGCTGTTAAAATCGGGAGAAATCGACTCCTTTTCTTCTGCCGGAAATACCGGTGCCATGTTAGTTGGCGCCATGTTCAGCGTGAAGACCGTACCTGGTGTACTGCGTCCGGCTATTGCCACCAATGTCCCTAAGCTGAAAGACGGCTTCGGAATCCTATTGGATGTCGGTGCCAATGCAGACTGTAAACCTGAAATGCTCAACCAATTTGCAATTTTGGGAAGTATCTATGCCGAACATGTATACGGTATCCAATCCCCAAAAGTGGGCCTGCTCAACATTGGTGAAGAAGAAGAAAAAGGCAACAACCTAACCGTTGCTACCTATCCCCTATTGAAAGAGAACACCAAAATCAACTTTATCGGAAATGCTGAAGGTCGTGATTTATTCAGTGACCATGCGGATGTTATGGTATGTGATGGCTATACCGGGAATGTGGTACTCAAACTTGCGGAGTCATTTTATGTTGTTACACTAAAGAAAGGTTTCAAAGACCAGTTCTTCGATCGGTTCAACTATGAGCAGTACGGTGGAAGTCCGATCCTCGGTGTGAATGCACCGGTAATCATCGGCCACGGTATCTCAACCCCTGAAGCAATCAAGAATATGGTCCTATTGTCAAGAGATATGATCTCCTCAAATTTCATTGATCGGATCAAATCAGCATTTAACTAA